A stretch of DNA from Oryzomicrobium terrae:
AGGCATCCACATAATCGTTGGTGGTGCCGGTCTTGCCCGCCAGATCGCGCCGCTTGAGCTGGACGCTGGCCTTGGCGGCGGTACCGTAGATGGTCACGTCGCGCAGCATCGAATCCATCAGGTAGGCATTGCGTGCGTCGATGGCGCGGATGTTCTCGTCGCCGGCCTGCACCGGCTGGGCCTGGGCCAGCAACTGGCCGCGCTCATCGCGGATTTCCTTCACCACGTAGGGCTGGATGCGGTAGCCGCCGTTGGCGAAGATCGAGTAGGCCGAGACCATCTGCCAGGGGGTGACCGAGCCGGCGCCCAGGGCCATGGTCAGGTAGGGCGGGTGCTTGTCGCCATCGAAGCCGAAGCGGGTGATGTAATCCTGGGCGTAGTGGGTGCCGATGGCCTGGAGGATGCGGATCGACACCAGGTTCTTCGACTTGGCCAGAGCGGTGCGCATGCGCATCGGACCTTCGTACTTGCCGTCGTAGTTCTTCGGTTCCCAGGCGGTACTGCCGGTCTGGGAGGCCGGTATGGTGAGGGGCTCGTCGTTGATCACCGAGGCCGGGGTGAAGCCTTTCTCCAGCGCCGCCGAGTAGATGAACGGCTTGAAGCTGGAGCCGGGCTGGCGCCAGGCCTGGGTGACGTGGTTGTACTTGTTGCGGTTGAAATCGAAGCCGCCGATCAGCGCCTGGATGGCGCCATCCTTGGGCGAGACGGCGACGAAGGCGGTTTCCACCTCGGGCAGCTGGGCGATCTGCCAACCGCCCTTGTCGGCCTTGGACAGGCGCACCAGGGCACCGCGGCGCAGGCGCTTGGTGGGCGGGGCCTTGTCGTCGAGCATGCGCGCGGCAAACCTGATGGCATCGCCGCTTAGCGTGAGGATTTCCCCGCCGCGCTTGTAGACCTTGATCTGCTTGGTGTCGGCAGCCAGCACCACGGCCGCAGCCAGGTCGTCGGTATCCGGGTGATCGGCGAGGAATTCGTCGAAGGCCTCGTCGTTGTCGCCCTTGACGTCCTTCATGTCCATGAAGGCTTCGGCACCTCGGTAACCGTGGCGCCGGTCGTAATCGAGCACGCCACGGCGGGTGGCCGTGTAGGCGGCTTCCTGGTCGGCGGTGTTGAGGGTGGTGATGACCTTGTAGCCCCGGGTGTAAACGTCATCGGGGAAGCGCTCGGCCACCATCTGCCGGGCCATTTCGCTTACGTACTCGGCGTGCACGGCGAAGGCGTTGGCGTCGCGCTTGACCACCAGGGGCTGTTCCAGGGCTTCCTGCTGTTGCTTGTCGGTGATGAAGCCAAGCTCGTGCATGCGGCGCAGCACGTATTGCTGGCGCAGACGGGCCCGCTTCGGGTTGGCCACCGGGTTGTAGGCGGAAGGCGCCTTGGGCAGGCCCGCCAGCATGGCGGCCTCGGCCACGGTCAAGTCCTTGAGCTGCTTGCCGTAGTAGATCTGGGCGGCGGAGGCGAAGCCGTAGGCGCGCTGCCCCAGGTAGATCTGGTTGATGTACAGCTCGAGAATTTGATCCTTGCTCAGGCTGTGCTCGATCTTGAACGAGAGCAGGGCCTCGTAGAGCTTGCGCGTCAGGGTCTTTTCCGACGACAGGTAGAAGTTGCGTGCCACCTGCATCGTGATGGTCGAGGCGCCCTGGCGCTTGCCGCCGGAGGTTAGGTTGGCGAGAGCGGCACGGGCGATGCCCAGGGTGTCGATCCCGCCGTGCTGGTAGAAGCGCTCGTCCTCGGCGGACAGGATGGCCTGCTTCATGACGGGGGGCACGTCCTGGATGCGCACCACGGCACGCCGCTCTTCGCCGAATTCGCCGATCAGTTGGCCGTCGGCACTGTAGACGCGCAGCGGAATCTTTGGCCGGTAGTCGGTCAGCGCTTCCAGGGATGGCAGGTTGGGGTAGGCCATGGCGACCACGATGCCGACCAGGGCGGCGCCGACGACCAGCAAGCTGACGATGATGAGAAGGGGGTAAAGAATCCAGCGCGAGACGTTTGGCACGGTGAGGGGCTTCCAGTAAGGTCGGGCAATTATACGGAGCCTATCCCAACTCCCAAAAATCGCTTTACACCTCTATGGCTTGTTGCTAGCATTTAACGTAGATTATTTGTATCTGCTGCAACCTACTAATTTTTAAAGAAATTTTTTGAAATAGTTTCCTTGGAAACATTTCAGGGGGAATCGGTTTGCGGCTCGACCTTTCTCTATTCAGCCCCAAGGCTCAGCCCTTGATCGGTCTGGACATCAGCTCCTCCGCCGTGAAGATGGTGGAGCTCTCCGCCTTGGGCAAAGGGGACTTCCGCGTAGAACGCTATGCCATTGAACCGCTGCCGAAGGATGTGGTGGCGGATGGGAATATCGTTAACCTGGAAGCTGTTTCGGATACCGTCAAAAAGACCTGGCGGCGCCTCAATACGTCTGCGCGTAACGTAGCCATGGCGCTACCGGCTGCAGCCGTGATCACCAAAAAGATCATCGTGCCGGCGGGGCAGCGGGAAGAAGAGTTGGAGGTCTTGGTCGAGTCCGAGGCCAATCAATACATCCCGTTCGCCCTCGACGAGGTGAATCTCGACTTTCAGGTGATCGGCGAAGCGCCTTCGTCGCCGGACGAGGTTGAGGTGCTGATTGCCGCCTCGCGCAAGGAGAAGGTCGAAGACCGGGTGGCGGTGGCCGAAAGTGCCGGTCTGAAGCCGGTGGTGATGGATGTGGAGTCCTACGCCACCCTGGCGGCATTTTCCTTTGTCGAACACCAGCTGCCCGATGCCGGGCACAACCAAATCATTGCCTTGGTCGATGTCGGGGCCAATGTCACGAACCTGACGGTGCTGCGCAACGGTCAGCCGGTCTATACACGCGAGCAGGCGTTCGGTGGCAGCCAGTTGAGTCTGGATATTTCCCGTCACTACGGAATGCCTCTCGATGAAGCGGAAGCGGCCAAGCGTGCCGGTACGCTGCCTGACGATTACGAGAGTGAATTGCTACGTCCTTTCGTGGAAAACCTGGCGCTGGAAGTGTCTCGGGCGTTGCAGTTCTTCTTTACCTCGACCCAGTACAGCCAGGTTCACCAGATCATCCTGGCCGGGGGCTGTGCGGTGATTCCCGGAGTGGATGAAACGGTGGCGGCGCGGACCCAGGTCAGCACCCAGGTGGCCAATCCCTTTGCCGGGATGCCCGTCTCGGACAAGGTGCGGGCCAAGAACCTGGCCAACGATGCTCCGGCCTTGTTGGTGGCCTGCGGGCTGGCGATGCGGAGGTTTGACGCATGATCCGGATCAACCTACTCCCGCACCGCGAAGCCAAGCGCAAGGCCCGTCGGCAGCAGTTCTACAGCCTGCTGGGATTGTCGGCGGCGTTGGCAGCAGTGATTGTCGGTCTGGTGTATTCGGTGATTGCCGGCTACATCGCCGCTCAGGAAGAGGATAACGACTACCTCAAGAAGGAAATCGCGGTGCTCGACAAGCAGATCGAGCAGATCAAGCGGCTCAAGGAGCAGACCCAAGCGTTGCTGGCGCGCAAACAGGTGATCGAATCCCTGCAGTTGGACCGGGCAGAGCCGGTTCTGCTGCTGTCGGAACTGACCAAGCAAGTCCCGGACGGCATTTATCTGAAGTTGATGAAGCAGGAAGGACAGCGCGTCACCTTGGGCGGTTACGCTCAGTCCAATGCCCGGGTTTCCACCTTGATGCGCAACCTTGAGGCGTCGCCGTGGCTTGAGCGGCCGACGCTGATCGAGATCAAGGCGGCCGATGTGAACAAGCGACGCCTGGCCGAGTTCAGCATGATCGTCTTCATCACCCGACCCGACCCTAACGACCCGGCAGCAGGAAAACCGGCCGTGCCGAAGGACAAGCCATGAAAGCGCCCGCCCTTCCGCCCATCAACATGCAGGAGATTGCGGGGCAGTTCCGCAATCTCAATCCCAATGATCCGGGTGCGTGGCCACTGGCTCCGCGCATCGCCCTGCTGGTTGGCGTCTTCATCGCCCTACTGGTCGCTGGCTGGTGGTTTCTCTGGTCCGACCAGCTGACTGAACTCGATGGCAAGCGTGAGGAGTTGGAAAAACTCAAGACCCAGTTCATCGACAAGAAGAAGCAGGCGGTCAATCTCGATCTTTACACCCAGCAACTGGCGGAGATCGACCGTTCCTTCGGCACCTTGCTCAAGCAGTTGCCTAACAAGGCCGAGGTCGAGTCGCTTTTGGTTGAAGTCAACCAGGCGGGCTTGGGGCGGGGGCTGCAATTCGATCTCTTCAAGCCGGGCAGCGAGACGGTCAAGGATTTCTACGCAGAACTGCCCATTCAGCTGAAAATTGTCGGCAATTACCATGATTTCGGTGCTTTCGCCGCAGATATCGCCAAGTTGCCGCGTATCGTTACCCTGAGCAACATGTCGATTACCCCCCAGCCGAAGGACGGAAGCCTTGTTCTCGATACAACGGCCCGCACCTATCGCTATCTGGATGACAGCGAAGTGGCGTCGCAACGCCGTGCCGGGCAGGGGGGCAAGAAATGAGTGAAGCAATGATTCGTTTCGGTGCTGCTCCGTTGCTTCTGGCCGCGCTTTTGGCAGTAGCAGGTTGTGCCAACGACCACGAAGATTTGAAGGCGTGGATGGTGGAGAACAGCCAGAATCTGAAAGGGCGCATCCCCCCATTGCCTGCGGTCAAACCCTATGAGCCTGCGCAATACGATCCGGCGTCTCTGCCGGACCCGTTCCGGGTGGCAAAGCTTGAGCCCGAAGGGCGCAAGGGGGGAGGGCCAAGCAAGTTCGCCCCCGATTTCGAGGCGCGCGAGGCACGAAATAATGAACTCGAGCGCTATCCGCTGGAATCGTTGCGCCTGATTGGCTATTTGAAGATCGGCAAGACGCCCTATGGGGTCGTGCAAGCAGACCAGAAAATCAAGCAGGTCAAGATTGGTGACTATATCGGCCAGGATTTTGGCATTGTCACCGATATCAAGGAGAGTGAGCTTGCAGTGCGCGAGCTCGTCCAGGACTCCGCGGGGGACTGGGTGGAGCGTACCAATACGCTGATGCTGCAAGAATCAACGGAGGGGAAGAAATGATCCGCAAGTGGCTGAGCGCAATCGCTGCCGCTGTTGCCGTCCTGGCGATGTCGAGTGGTTCCGGGGGGGCGGCAGAGGAAAAGGCGGGGCAAAACCGTATCGAGGCGTTGAATGTCACCCAGCAGG
This window harbors:
- a CDS encoding penicillin-binding protein 1A, with the protein product MPNVSRWILYPLLIIVSLLVVGAALVGIVVAMAYPNLPSLEALTDYRPKIPLRVYSADGQLIGEFGEERRAVVRIQDVPPVMKQAILSAEDERFYQHGGIDTLGIARAALANLTSGGKRQGASTITMQVARNFYLSSEKTLTRKLYEALLSFKIEHSLSKDQILELYINQIYLGQRAYGFASAAQIYYGKQLKDLTVAEAAMLAGLPKAPSAYNPVANPKRARLRQQYVLRRMHELGFITDKQQQEALEQPLVVKRDANAFAVHAEYVSEMARQMVAERFPDDVYTRGYKVITTLNTADQEAAYTATRRGVLDYDRRHGYRGAEAFMDMKDVKGDNDEAFDEFLADHPDTDDLAAAVVLAADTKQIKVYKRGGEILTLSGDAIRFAARMLDDKAPPTKRLRRGALVRLSKADKGGWQIAQLPEVETAFVAVSPKDGAIQALIGGFDFNRNKYNHVTQAWRQPGSSFKPFIYSAALEKGFTPASVINDEPLTIPASQTGSTAWEPKNYDGKYEGPMRMRTALAKSKNLVSIRILQAIGTHYAQDYITRFGFDGDKHPPYLTMALGAGSVTPWQMVSAYSIFANGGYRIQPYVVKEIRDERGQLLAQAQPVQAGDENIRAIDARNAYLMDSMLRDVTIYGTAAKASVQLKRRDLAGKTGTTNDYVDAWFCGYQVTTAACTWIGYDQPKRIGETGGAAALPVWIAYMSRALRDTPEETLPAPEGLTAVEVVNERKGGTVKEFFYNENVPAQIPPEPKDDGTKPVD
- a CDS encoding pilus assembly protein PilM, with product MIGLDISSSAVKMVELSALGKGDFRVERYAIEPLPKDVVADGNIVNLEAVSDTVKKTWRRLNTSARNVAMALPAAAVITKKIIVPAGQREEELEVLVESEANQYIPFALDEVNLDFQVIGEAPSSPDEVEVLIAASRKEKVEDRVAVAESAGLKPVVMDVESYATLAAFSFVEHQLPDAGHNQIIALVDVGANVTNLTVLRNGQPVYTREQAFGGSQLSLDISRHYGMPLDEAEAAKRAGTLPDDYESELLRPFVENLALEVSRALQFFFTSTQYSQVHQIILAGGCAVIPGVDETVAARTQVSTQVANPFAGMPVSDKVRAKNLANDAPALLVACGLAMRRFDA
- a CDS encoding PilN domain-containing protein; amino-acid sequence: MIRINLLPHREAKRKARRQQFYSLLGLSAALAAVIVGLVYSVIAGYIAAQEEDNDYLKKEIAVLDKQIEQIKRLKEQTQALLARKQVIESLQLDRAEPVLLLSELTKQVPDGIYLKLMKQEGQRVTLGGYAQSNARVSTLMRNLEASPWLERPTLIEIKAADVNKRRLAEFSMIVFITRPDPNDPAAGKPAVPKDKP
- a CDS encoding type 4a pilus biogenesis protein PilO, producing MKAPALPPINMQEIAGQFRNLNPNDPGAWPLAPRIALLVGVFIALLVAGWWFLWSDQLTELDGKREELEKLKTQFIDKKKQAVNLDLYTQQLAEIDRSFGTLLKQLPNKAEVESLLVEVNQAGLGRGLQFDLFKPGSETVKDFYAELPIQLKIVGNYHDFGAFAADIAKLPRIVTLSNMSITPQPKDGSLVLDTTARTYRYLDDSEVASQRRAGQGGKK
- a CDS encoding pilus assembly protein PilP, yielding MSEAMIRFGAAPLLLAALLAVAGCANDHEDLKAWMVENSQNLKGRIPPLPAVKPYEPAQYDPASLPDPFRVAKLEPEGRKGGGPSKFAPDFEAREARNNELERYPLESLRLIGYLKIGKTPYGVVQADQKIKQVKIGDYIGQDFGIVTDIKESELAVRELVQDSAGDWVERTNTLMLQESTEGKK